A stretch of the Lolium perenne isolate Kyuss_39 chromosome 3, Kyuss_2.0, whole genome shotgun sequence genome encodes the following:
- the LOC127339221 gene encoding boron transporter 4 isoform X2, with protein sequence MDLLRNPFKGVVADVKGRASWYKDDWVAGFRTGFRILAPTMYMFFASALPVIAFGEQLSNETNGILSTVETLASTAICGVIHSFLGGQPLLIVGVAEPTIIMYTYLYNYAKKQPGLGERLYLAWAGWVCIWTAIMLFLLAMINASNVISRFTRVAGELFGMLITVLFLQQAIKGIVSEFSKPLEFEIADRTSPIYQFQWVYVNGLLGVIFSIGLLYTALKTRRARSWLYGIGWLRGFIADYGVPLMVVVWTAFSYALPSHVPSGVPRRLYSPLPWESISLGHWTVAKDLFSVPPAYIFAAIVPALMVAGLYFFDHSVASQLAQQKEFNLKKPSAYHYDILVLGFMVLLCGLLGIPPSNGVLPQSPMHTRSLAVLRGQFLRKKMLQTAKEGMVKSASSLEIYGKMQEVFIQMDSIQNADFVDKDLKSLKDAVLREGDEEGKLAGEFDPRKHIEAHLPVRVNEQRLSNLLQSLLVGCCVGAMPVIKMIPTSVLWGYFAYMAIDSLPGNQFWERIRLLFVGASRRYKVFEGPHASFVESVPSRTISVFTIFQIVYLLICFGTTWIPIAGILFPLPFFLMILIRQHVLPKFFEPNDLRELDAAEYEELEGVHLEHTLEDDCSIPGSCDNRNDAEILDELTTNRGEVKHRAVTHREEKHLQVHSNAVQPRV encoded by the exons ATGGATCTATTGAGGAACCCTTTCAAGGGAGTGGTCGCTGATGTCAAAGGAAGAGCATCTTGGTACAAGGACGACTGGGTTGCAGGGTTCCGAACAGGATTCAG GATATTGGCACCTACCATGTATATGTTCTTCGCGTCTGCGCTCCCTGTCATCGCCTTCGGAGAGCAGCTGAGCAACGAAACAA ATGGAATCCTGAGCACAGTCGAGACATTGGCATCCACAGCGATATGTGGCGTAATACATTCCTTTCTCGGAGGGCAGCCACTGCTGATCGTTGGAGTGGCAGAGCCTACAATTATCATGTACACGTACCTCTACAACTATGCCAAGAAGCAGCCGGGTCTGGGGGAACGGCTATATTTGGCTTGGGCTGGATG GGTCTGCATTTGGACTGCTATCATGCTCTTTCTTTTGGCAATGATCAATGCTTCCAATGTGATAAGCAGATTCACAAGGGTTGCAGGAGAGCTTTTTGGGATGCTCATCACTGTTCTGTTCCTGCAGCAAGCTATCAAG GGAATTGTGAGCGAGTTCAGTAAGCCTTTGGAATTTGAGATTGCCGACCGCACTTCACCGATATACCAGTTCCAGTGGGTATATGTCAATGGCCTACTTGGTGTTATCTTTTCAATTGGCTTGCTATACACTGCATTGAAGACTAGGCGGGCAAGGTCATGGCTGTATGGCATAG GATGGCTTAGAGGCTTCATTGCCGATTATGGTGTCCCTCTTATGGTAGTAGTGTGGACAGCATTTTCATATGCACTACCAAGCCATGTCCCTTCAGGAGTGCCTAGGAGGCTCTACAGCCCACTTCCCTGGGAGTCAATTTCACTAGGACATTGGACCGTAGCAAAG GATTTGTTTTCCGTCCCTCCAGCATATATATTTGCAGCGATCGTGCCTGCTTTGATGGTTGCAGGACTTTATTTCTTTGATCATAGTGTAGCTTCACAGTTGGCTCAGCAAAAGGAGTTTAATTTGAAGAAGCCTTCTGCTTACCATTATGACATTTTGGTACTTGGGTTCATG GTCCTACTATGTGGTTTGCTTGGAATTCCTCCATCAAATGGAGTGCTTCCTCAGTCCCCCATGCATACAAGAAGCCTTGCTGTACTCAGGGGACAG TTTCTACGTAAAAAGATGCTTCAAACTGCCAAAGAGGGGATGGTGAAAAGTGCTAGCAGTTTGGAAATATATGGCAAGATGCAGGAAGTTTTCATCCAAATGGATAGCATACAGAAT GCTGATTTTGTTGACAAGGACTTGAAGAGTTTGAAGGATGCGGTGCTGCGTGAAGGTGACGAAGAAGGGAAATTGGCTGGAGAATTTGATCCTAGAAAACATATTGAAGCCCATTTGCCTGTTCGCGTGAATGAACAGAGACTAAGCAACCTGCTGCAATCCTTACTAGTTGGTTGCTGTGTTGGAGCCATGCCAGTTATCAAGATGATACCCACTTCGGTTCTCTGGGGTTACTTCGCCTATATGGCCATCGATAGCCTACCTGGGAACCAGTTTTGGGAAAGGATACGGCTTCTGTTCGTTGGAGCAAGCCGACGCTACAA GGTCTTTGAAGGTCCCCATGCATCTTTTGTGGAGTCGGTGCCTTCAAGAACAATATCTGTCTTTACGATCTTCCAGATTGTCTATCTCTTAATATGCTTCGGCACAACATGGATACCAATAGCAGGGATCCTCTTCCCTCTACCCTTCTTCCTCATGATTCTCATAAGGCAGCACGTTCTACCAAAGTTTTTCGAGCCCAATGACCTGCGGGAACTGGACGCAGCTGAGTATGAAGAACTTGAAGGGGTCCACCTCGAACACACACTG GAGGATGATTGCTCTATTCCAGGAAGCTGTGACAACAGAAATGATGCTGAGATATTGGATGAGCTCACAACAAACCGTGGAGAGGTGAAGCACAGAGCTGTAACCCATCGTGAAGAAAAGCACCTTCAG GTCCATTCAAATGCTGTTCAACCAAGAGTGTGA
- the LOC127339221 gene encoding boron transporter 4 isoform X1: protein MDLLRNPFKGVVADVKGRASWYKDDWVAGFRTGFRILAPTMYMFFASALPVIAFGEQLSNETNGILSTVETLASTAICGVIHSFLGGQPLLIVGVAEPTIIMYTYLYNYAKKQPGLGERLYLAWAGWVCIWTAIMLFLLAMINASNVISRFTRVAGELFGMLITVLFLQQAIKGIVSEFSKPLEFEIADRTSPIYQFQWVYVNGLLGVIFSIGLLYTALKTRRARSWLYGIGWLRGFIADYGVPLMVVVWTAFSYALPSHVPSGVPRRLYSPLPWESISLGHWTVAKDLFSVPPAYIFAAIVPALMVAGLYFFDHSVASQLAQQKEFNLKKPSAYHYDILVLGFMVLLCGLLGIPPSNGVLPQSPMHTRSLAVLRGQFLRKKMLQTAKEGMVKSASSLEIYGKMQEVFIQMDSIQNADFVDKDLKSLKDAVLREGDEEGKLAGEFDPRKHIEAHLPVRVNEQRLSNLLQSLLVGCCVGAMPVIKMIPTSVLWGYFAYMAIDSLPGNQFWERIRLLFVGASRRYKVFEGPHASFVESVPSRTISVFTIFQIVYLLICFGTTWIPIAGILFPLPFFLMILIRQHVLPKFFEPNDLRELDAAEYEELEGVHLEHTLQEDDCSIPGSCDNRNDAEILDELTTNRGEVKHRAVTHREEKHLQVHSNAVQPRV, encoded by the exons ATGGATCTATTGAGGAACCCTTTCAAGGGAGTGGTCGCTGATGTCAAAGGAAGAGCATCTTGGTACAAGGACGACTGGGTTGCAGGGTTCCGAACAGGATTCAG GATATTGGCACCTACCATGTATATGTTCTTCGCGTCTGCGCTCCCTGTCATCGCCTTCGGAGAGCAGCTGAGCAACGAAACAA ATGGAATCCTGAGCACAGTCGAGACATTGGCATCCACAGCGATATGTGGCGTAATACATTCCTTTCTCGGAGGGCAGCCACTGCTGATCGTTGGAGTGGCAGAGCCTACAATTATCATGTACACGTACCTCTACAACTATGCCAAGAAGCAGCCGGGTCTGGGGGAACGGCTATATTTGGCTTGGGCTGGATG GGTCTGCATTTGGACTGCTATCATGCTCTTTCTTTTGGCAATGATCAATGCTTCCAATGTGATAAGCAGATTCACAAGGGTTGCAGGAGAGCTTTTTGGGATGCTCATCACTGTTCTGTTCCTGCAGCAAGCTATCAAG GGAATTGTGAGCGAGTTCAGTAAGCCTTTGGAATTTGAGATTGCCGACCGCACTTCACCGATATACCAGTTCCAGTGGGTATATGTCAATGGCCTACTTGGTGTTATCTTTTCAATTGGCTTGCTATACACTGCATTGAAGACTAGGCGGGCAAGGTCATGGCTGTATGGCATAG GATGGCTTAGAGGCTTCATTGCCGATTATGGTGTCCCTCTTATGGTAGTAGTGTGGACAGCATTTTCATATGCACTACCAAGCCATGTCCCTTCAGGAGTGCCTAGGAGGCTCTACAGCCCACTTCCCTGGGAGTCAATTTCACTAGGACATTGGACCGTAGCAAAG GATTTGTTTTCCGTCCCTCCAGCATATATATTTGCAGCGATCGTGCCTGCTTTGATGGTTGCAGGACTTTATTTCTTTGATCATAGTGTAGCTTCACAGTTGGCTCAGCAAAAGGAGTTTAATTTGAAGAAGCCTTCTGCTTACCATTATGACATTTTGGTACTTGGGTTCATG GTCCTACTATGTGGTTTGCTTGGAATTCCTCCATCAAATGGAGTGCTTCCTCAGTCCCCCATGCATACAAGAAGCCTTGCTGTACTCAGGGGACAG TTTCTACGTAAAAAGATGCTTCAAACTGCCAAAGAGGGGATGGTGAAAAGTGCTAGCAGTTTGGAAATATATGGCAAGATGCAGGAAGTTTTCATCCAAATGGATAGCATACAGAAT GCTGATTTTGTTGACAAGGACTTGAAGAGTTTGAAGGATGCGGTGCTGCGTGAAGGTGACGAAGAAGGGAAATTGGCTGGAGAATTTGATCCTAGAAAACATATTGAAGCCCATTTGCCTGTTCGCGTGAATGAACAGAGACTAAGCAACCTGCTGCAATCCTTACTAGTTGGTTGCTGTGTTGGAGCCATGCCAGTTATCAAGATGATACCCACTTCGGTTCTCTGGGGTTACTTCGCCTATATGGCCATCGATAGCCTACCTGGGAACCAGTTTTGGGAAAGGATACGGCTTCTGTTCGTTGGAGCAAGCCGACGCTACAA GGTCTTTGAAGGTCCCCATGCATCTTTTGTGGAGTCGGTGCCTTCAAGAACAATATCTGTCTTTACGATCTTCCAGATTGTCTATCTCTTAATATGCTTCGGCACAACATGGATACCAATAGCAGGGATCCTCTTCCCTCTACCCTTCTTCCTCATGATTCTCATAAGGCAGCACGTTCTACCAAAGTTTTTCGAGCCCAATGACCTGCGGGAACTGGACGCAGCTGAGTATGAAGAACTTGAAGGGGTCCACCTCGAACACACACTG CAGGAGGATGATTGCTCTATTCCAGGAAGCTGTGACAACAGAAATGATGCTGAGATATTGGATGAGCTCACAACAAACCGTGGAGAGGTGAAGCACAGAGCTGTAACCCATCGTGAAGAAAAGCACCTTCAG GTCCATTCAAATGCTGTTCAACCAAGAGTGTGA
- the LOC139838422 gene encoding uncharacterized protein, which translates to MAAPFIYRPSSAAGGDGDGGQALFKAATDGNLGRLKGIVKSLTKDKGDTSAIFSFNTGGLSVLHIAASFGHLEVCKYLVEELRGDVNAPGYGPAARGMNAFMASAQSGDVPIVKYFLDRGGDLMKVDDKGRTVLHHAVSAGCCKVTEFLLSKGVPVDVDSGRGTPLFFAATNEQDKTLKILLDHHANPNIVVGGMGDPLCMALTFRSLKCMKLLIKAGANVDGKGCAMTPLVFATARGGYTKFIHFLLKAGADPNIPDDLGRLPVEIAALRDCREEVEMLFPLTSPLPNVPKWTIEGVISHAKTEARKPMEQRDRERRKDFLKSQADTAFKQKEYKMASGFYDLAIAHGESATLYANRSLCKLLMGNGEDALSDALRCRMLRPKWGKACYRQAAAHMLLKEYKQACDALLDAQKLDPGNVEIENELRKARELMKNPSGDREQ; encoded by the exons ATGGCGGCCCCGTTCATCTACcgcccctcctccgccgccggcggcgacggcgacg GTGGGCAGGCTCTCTTCAAGGCGGCCACTGACGGCAACCTCGGCCGCCTAAAAG GCATTGTAAAGAGTCTTACCAAAGATAAAGGTGACACGTCGGCCATCTTTTCTTTCAACACGGGTGGACTTTCTGTGTTGCATATCGCGGCATCCTTTGGCCATCTGGAGGTCTGCAAGTATTTGGTGGAGGAGCTGAGGGGAGATGTAAATGCTCCTGGATATGGCCCTGCAGCTCGAG GCATGAATGCGTTTATGGCGTCTGCTCAGTCTGGTGATGTCCCAATCGTAAAGTACTTTCTTGATCGTGGTGGTGATCTAATGAAAGTAGATGACAAAGGACGCACAGTTCTCCACCATGCTGTGTCTGCAG GATGTTGTAAGGTAACAGAGTTCCTCCTTTCAAAAGGAGTGCCAGTCGACGTGGACAGTGGCCGTGGAACCCCACTCTTTTTTGCTGCTACAAATGAGCAGGATAAGACACTGAAGATTTTGTTGGACCACCACGCAAAT CCTAACATCGTTGTGGGCGGTATGGGAGATCCCTTGTGTATGGCTCTTACTTTCCGTTCATTGAAGTGCATGAAGCTACTAATTAAG GCTGGTGCCAATGTTGATGGCAAGGGTTGCGCTATGACTCCTTTGGTGTTTGCTACGGCACGAGGAGGATATACCAAGTTCATTCATTTTCTACTGAAGGCTGGCGCAGATCCCAATATTCCCGATGAT TTGGGTAGGTTGCCAGTAGAGATTGCTGCGTTACGTGATTGCAGGGAAGAGGTTGAAATGTTGTTTCCTCTTACTTCCCCACTTCCAAATGTCCCAAAGTGGACTATTGAGGGAGTAATTTCTCACGCGAAAACTGAAgctagaaagccaatg GAGCAAAGGGACCGTGAAAGAAGGAAAGATTTCTTAAAGTCACAGGCTGATACAGCATTCAAGCAGAAGGAGTATAAGATGGCATCTGGGTTTTATGATTTG GCAATAGCCCATGGAGAGAGTGCAACACTGTATGCAAACAGGAGTCTCTGTAAGCTGCTCATGGGCAATGGTGAAGATGCTTTGTCAGATGCTCTCAGGTGCAGAATGCTGCGACCTAAATGGGGAAAAGCTTGCTACCGACAAGCTGCAGCTCACATGCTACTTAAG GAGTATAAACAAGCCTGTGATGCTCTCTTGGATGCACAAAAATTGGATCCTGGGAATGTCGAGATTGAGAATGAACTACG GAAGGCAAGGGAACTCATGAAGAATCCTTCTGGCGATCGTGAGCAGTGA